Proteins encoded by one window of Gemmatimonadaceae bacterium:
- a CDS encoding ABC transporter substrate-binding protein: MQLRRALLVPLSVVLAACGHAEPKELRVAVLAPGGDFWAVAAGLPSLQGARMAADEVNGGDGVLIGGDRYRLVVVEKSYLAGASTAVAAAREAIERDRVHFIVGPGISDHALAVAAVAESAGVPMLSPMSSSPLLTAHRRFVSRLALLDDAQGMILARFAHSELKLQRAAILQDSSISSARSIADFFLRTFVASGGEVTGIESYATADSGDFRPKLKRLLATNPQALLLPNYISADSVQLRVARSLGFRGAFLGSDMWDARTLRRVPDAVGAYLVHQWNPASPAPMAQRFVRAYMQQHGSEPRTTAAATYDAIRLVAEAARRAGSLDGGLLTDTLRTFGRFAGAMATYRFTGSGDPKRGGVLVRLGVQRDSVFAFMDVP, translated from the coding sequence ATGCAGCTGCGACGTGCGCTTCTCGTCCCGCTCTCCGTGGTCCTGGCGGCCTGTGGTCACGCCGAGCCGAAAGAACTGCGCGTGGCCGTGCTCGCCCCTGGCGGCGACTTCTGGGCGGTCGCCGCCGGACTCCCTTCCCTTCAGGGTGCGCGCATGGCCGCCGACGAGGTCAACGGCGGTGACGGGGTTCTGATTGGCGGCGACCGGTACCGCCTGGTCGTGGTGGAAAAGTCGTATCTGGCGGGCGCGTCCACGGCGGTTGCGGCGGCGCGCGAGGCCATCGAGCGCGACCGGGTGCACTTCATCGTCGGTCCCGGCATCAGCGACCACGCGCTCGCCGTGGCCGCGGTGGCGGAATCGGCCGGCGTGCCGATGCTCTCCCCGATGTCGTCCAGCCCCTTGCTCACGGCCCACCGACGCTTCGTGTCGCGCCTTGCGCTGCTCGACGACGCGCAAGGGATGATCCTGGCGCGATTCGCGCACAGCGAGCTGAAGCTGCAGCGCGCGGCGATCCTGCAGGACTCGTCCATCTCGTCAGCGCGCTCGATCGCCGACTTCTTTCTGCGGACCTTCGTCGCCAGCGGTGGCGAGGTGACGGGCATCGAGTCGTACGCCACCGCGGATTCGGGCGATTTCCGGCCGAAACTGAAGCGACTGCTGGCCACGAACCCGCAGGCGCTGCTGCTTCCGAACTACATCAGCGCTGATTCCGTGCAGCTGCGCGTGGCGCGTTCCCTCGGCTTCCGGGGTGCGTTCCTGGGAAGCGACATGTGGGATGCGCGCACGCTGCGGAGGGTGCCCGATGCGGTGGGCGCGTATCTGGTGCATCAGTGGAATCCGGCCAGCCCTGCGCCCATGGCGCAGCGCTTCGTGCGCGCCTATATGCAGCAACACGGATCGGAGCCACGCACCACGGCCGCGGCGACCTACGATGCCATCCGGCTCGTCGCCGAAGCGGCGCGACGCGCTGGTTCGCTGGACGGTGGCCTGCTTACGGACACCCTTCGCACGTTCGGTCGGTTCGCGGGCGCCATGGCCACATATCGGTTCACCGGCAGCGGCGATCCGAAGCGCGGCGGCGTGCTCGTGCGGCTCGGCGTCCAGCGGGACTCGGTCTTTGCGTTCATGGAC